Proteins encoded in a region of the Nocardia asteroides genome:
- a CDS encoding ABC transporter substrate-binding protein, with protein sequence MSIGLTRAARLAPLPAALLAAALLTGCGSPAPAPVQASEGFPMTISSCGRGVAFTAAPRRVVTVGSVAAPLIAAAGAADRIVTRTFETAPFPGRYADALKDVEVTAPTGEFAREEIINRTPDLVVSFEGAAVTPDDLARVNIPLLVTRGYCRDAAGNFDDIFADIELYGRLFGTSAAANAEVAALRQRVAAIADRHRADQVARPAAALIISRDGAELSAYGSTSTVATQMRILRLDNVFGDLAERNFEVNTETLIQRDPEVIILLTQGAQTPESAREALRGRPELAGLRAIRANRIVAVPFGYTGPGPVAVEGLEVLDREIGAQR encoded by the coding sequence GTGTCCATTGGTCTCACCCGGGCCGCCCGGCTCGCGCCGTTACCCGCCGCGCTGCTCGCCGCGGCGCTGCTCACCGGCTGCGGCAGCCCCGCTCCCGCCCCCGTCCAAGCGTCGGAGGGCTTTCCGATGACGATCTCGAGCTGTGGCCGCGGCGTGGCCTTCACCGCCGCGCCCCGGCGCGTGGTGACGGTCGGCTCCGTCGCGGCACCACTCATCGCGGCCGCGGGCGCCGCCGACCGCATCGTCACCCGCACCTTCGAAACCGCGCCGTTTCCCGGCCGGTACGCCGACGCGCTGAAGGACGTCGAAGTCACCGCTCCCACCGGCGAATTCGCGCGCGAGGAGATCATCAACCGCACGCCCGATCTGGTGGTGAGTTTCGAGGGCGCCGCGGTCACGCCCGATGATCTGGCACGGGTGAACATCCCGCTGCTGGTGACCCGTGGCTACTGCCGCGATGCCGCGGGAAACTTCGACGACATCTTCGCCGACATCGAGTTGTACGGCCGGTTGTTCGGCACGTCCGCGGCGGCGAACGCCGAGGTCGCCGCTCTGCGGCAGCGAGTGGCCGCGATCGCCGACCGCCACCGCGCCGATCAGGTGGCCCGGCCCGCCGCGGCGCTGATCATCTCACGCGACGGCGCCGAGCTGAGCGCCTACGGCAGCACGAGCACCGTCGCCACCCAGATGCGAATCCTCCGCCTCGACAACGTGTTCGGCGACCTCGCCGAACGCAACTTCGAAGTCAACACCGAAACGCTGATCCAGCGCGATCCCGAGGTGATCATCCTGCTCACCCAAGGCGCCCAGACCCCGGAATCGGCGCGCGAGGCGCTGCGCGGCCGCCCCGAACTGGCGGGGCTGCGCGCGATCCGCGCCAACCGGATCGTCGCCGTCCCGTTCGGCTACACCGGCCCGGGACCGGTCGCCGTCGAGGGCCTGGAAGTACTGGATCGTGAAATCGGAGCGCAACGGTGA
- a CDS encoding GNAT family N-acetyltransferase gives MLDTFYEVFGIGYLPEHHHDVIDPETAYLRHPLNRLWVAEHEGRVVATTAIRAQGPRHPPHPQWLAEQFPDQSTAQLFRVYVRPEHHRRGLATQLVGAAIDYVSATPEFERLYLHTDARTPGALDFWLTFGEIIHDARGPGPGFQTVHLEIPLTRT, from the coding sequence ATGCTCGACACCTTCTACGAGGTGTTCGGCATCGGTTATCTGCCCGAGCACCATCACGATGTGATCGACCCGGAAACGGCGTATCTGCGCCACCCGCTCAACCGGCTCTGGGTCGCCGAGCACGAAGGCCGCGTCGTCGCCACCACCGCGATCCGCGCCCAGGGTCCGCGTCATCCACCACACCCGCAGTGGCTGGCCGAACAATTCCCCGACCAGAGCACCGCGCAGCTGTTCCGGGTCTACGTTCGCCCTGAGCACCACCGGCGTGGTCTGGCCACACAATTGGTCGGCGCGGCGATCGACTACGTCTCCGCAACACCGGAATTCGAGCGGCTGTATCTGCACACCGACGCCAGGACTCCAGGAGCCTTGGACTTCTGGCTCACTTTCGGCGAGATCATCCACGACGCCCGCGGGCCCGGTCCCGGGTTCCAGACCGTTCACCTGGAGATCCCGCTGACTCGCACGTAA